The Terriglobia bacterium genomic sequence CGGAGAACGGAGAACTTCTTCTCAAGAATGTCCGATAACTAGCACCAGAATCGACATTTCTTGAGCGCAAATTCCTAAAAGCAAAGGAGATAACTGGATTTTTAGATTTAAGTTCTTCGCTCTCAGTCAGTTACCGGGAAAATTTCCGTAACTGTTGAAACCAAAGGGGACCAGGAATAGGGGGTGGGAGAACTGAGAACCGAGAACTGGGAACCGAGAACTGGGAACTGTTTTCCCATCAGTACTTGAAAGCCTGTCCCGCTTCCATCCCGGTCAGCCGAGCGATGCGCTCCGAGGTTGGCGGATGCGTGGAGAACAGGTTGCCGAAGTTCATGCCGAGCAGCGGCTTGATGATGTACAGGTGCGCGGTGCTGGGCGAGGCCGCCATGGGGACGCGCTGCGACCACTGTTCGAGTTTCTGCAGCGCGCTGGCGAGCGCGTGCGGATTGCCGGTGAAGTGCGCGCCGGTTTCGTCGGCGCCGTACTCACGCGAGCGCGAGATCGCCAACTGGATGAGCATGGCCGCGAACGGCGCGAGGATCATCATGGCAATGGCAGCGATGGGACTGCCACGACGCTCGTCGTCGCCGCCGCCGAACCAGAACGCCATGCGAGCGAGCATGGTGATGGCTCCGGCGATGGTGGCCGCGACTGAACTGATGAGGATGTCGCGGTTGCGCACGTGTCCGAGCTCGTGAGCGAGAACGCCTTCCATCTCGTCGTCATTCAGGATTTGAAGGATTCCCTGGGTGACGGCGACAGAAGCGTGCTGCGGGTTGCGACCTGTGGCGAATGCGTTCGGCGACTGCGTCGGAATGACGTAGAGCTTCGGCATCGGCAGGCCGGTCTTGGCGCAGAGGCGCTCGACGATCTCGTAGATGCGCGGGAGTTGTTCGCGCGTGACAGGCTTCGCGCCGGAACTCATGATCGCGATCTTGTCGGAGAAGAAATAAGAGACGAAGTTAAGCACGGCCGCGAAGACGAGCGCGATGACCATGCCGCGGTCTCCGCCGAGGATCTGTCCGATGAACAGCAGGAACAGAGTCAGGCCGGTTAGAAGCAAGAATGTCTTGAAGGCATTGCCCATACCTTGTAGATGCTAACCCAATGGCCGCGGTCGCGTAACACAAATCGGGTAGCGGCGATATTGCTGGCGAGTAATATACGACGACA encodes the following:
- the htpX gene encoding zinc metalloprotease HtpX produces the protein MGNAFKTFLLLTGLTLFLLFIGQILGGDRGMVIALVFAAVLNFVSYFFSDKIAIMSSGAKPVTREQLPRIYEIVERLCAKTGLPMPKLYVIPTQSPNAFATGRNPQHASVAVTQGILQILNDDEMEGVLAHELGHVRNRDILISSVAATIAGAITMLARMAFWFGGGDDERRGSPIAAIAMMILAPFAAMLIQLAISRSREYGADETGAHFTGNPHALASALQKLEQWSQRVPMAASPSTAHLYIIKPLLGMNFGNLFSTHPPTSERIARLTGMEAGQAFKY